From the genome of Parafrankia discariae:
TGGCCTTTTTGAACGACCTGAGCCGTTGGAACTTCCGCCTGGCCCAGCGCACCAAGTAGGTATTGACGCGCCGTAGCAGACCATCGAGTTCTGTTCGGTAGAACTTCCCGTAGTAGTTCATCCAGCCACGGACAACCGGATTCATCCACTCGGCGAGCGCCGCCAGATTGTCGGTGGTGCGCAGGTTGATCCGCCAGCGTCGGACCACGCCCCCCATCTTCTTGAGGGCGTCCCGGCTGACCGCCGGAAGGAACGCGGCGAAGATACTCCTCCGGTCTTTCGTCGGAGCTTTCCTCGCCTGGAACGTGTACCCGAGGAAGGTGAAGGACGTGTTCTCGAAGGAGCCCTTCCTCCGCCTGTCCTTGCAGTAGACTATCCTGGTCTTGTCGGGATGCAGTCGCAGCCCGACCTGTTCCATGCGTTCCGCCAGCGCGGCCAGCAGCCGGCGTGCCATCCCTTCGGTCTTACAATGCACCACCGCGTCATCGGCGAACCGCTCGAACTCCACGGTCGGGAATTCTCTTCCCAGCCAGGAGTCGAATGCGTAGTGCATGAACAGGTTTGCCAGTACGGGTGACACCGCCGAACCTTGTGGAGTTCCACGGTCCCGTTCGACCTTCCTGCCATCGGGCAGGACGAGCGGAGCTGTGAGCCACCGCCGCACGTACAGCACCACCCATTTCTGTTCCGGGGTGATGTTCGCCTCGACCGCCCTGACCATAAGATCATGGTCGACGGAGTCGAAGAACCGGGAGATGTCGACCTCTATCGCCCAGTCGCTCTTCCAGCACCTCTCGCGGCACTTTGTGCGTGTCTCGTGTGGGGGCGCTGGGTACATATCTGATCATGGATGTGATGGAGAACAGCCTGGCGGTGCGGCTGGTCCCCGACGATCTGTGGG
Proteins encoded in this window:
- a CDS encoding reverse transcriptase domain-containing protein; the protein is MYPAPPHETRTKCRERCWKSDWAIEVDISRFFDSVDHDLMVRAVEANITPEQKWVVLYVRRWLTAPLVLPDGRKVERDRGTPQGSAVSPVLANLFMHYAFDSWLGREFPTVEFERFADDAVVHCKTEGMARRLLAALAERMEQVGLRLHPDKTRIVYCKDRRRKGSFENTSFTFLGYTFQARKAPTKDRRSIFAAFLPAVSRDALKKMGGVVRRWRINLRTTDNLAALAEWMNPVVRGWMNYYGKFYRTELDGLLRRVNTYLVRWARRKFQRLRSFKKAKRWWNGLLRRQPRLFAHWVWMTEF